Proteins from one Polymorphobacter megasporae genomic window:
- a CDS encoding MBL fold metallo-hydrolase, whose protein sequence is MTDSLLSRCAGKRESLPRRFGGPAALLLLGIGLVTAPAWAGKPTPYDTINQAAASGPITVHRLRGGIAMLDGSGGNIGVLVAPDGFLMVDAGIAVSERKIKAALRDLGGKRLRTVILTHWHWDHSDGDEWVRRTGANLIADPVAIVRLKQTNTIVEWGHTFTPVALSALPNETVPQDRTLNVGGEAVHIGHYRAGHTDGDIYVRFEHADVLQTGDTFWNGVYPFIDYVTGGSIDGAIRAADENLRLAGPNTIVIPGHGPVGDRAGLMAFRNMLVAVRGKVAALKHEGKSLDATVAARPTAEFDAKWGGSVIDPNLFTALVYRGV, encoded by the coding sequence ATGACCGATTCATTGCTCAGCCGCTGTGCCGGCAAACGCGAATCGTTACCACGCCGCTTCGGCGGACCGGCGGCGCTTCTCCTCCTCGGCATTGGGCTCGTCACCGCCCCCGCATGGGCGGGCAAACCGACCCCTTACGACACGATCAATCAGGCGGCGGCGAGCGGGCCGATCACCGTCCATCGGCTGCGCGGCGGGATTGCGATGCTCGACGGATCGGGCGGCAACATCGGCGTCCTCGTCGCACCGGATGGCTTCTTGATGGTCGACGCGGGCATCGCGGTGTCGGAGCGCAAGATCAAGGCGGCGCTGCGCGATCTGGGCGGCAAGCGGCTTAGGACCGTCATCCTCACCCACTGGCATTGGGATCATAGCGACGGCGACGAGTGGGTCCGCCGCACCGGTGCAAATCTGATCGCCGACCCCGTCGCGATCGTGCGGCTCAAGCAGACCAATACCATCGTCGAATGGGGCCACACCTTCACGCCCGTCGCCCTTTCGGCGTTGCCGAACGAAACGGTTCCGCAAGACCGGACGCTGAACGTGGGTGGCGAGGCGGTGCACATCGGCCACTACCGCGCCGGCCACACCGACGGAGACATCTATGTCCGGTTCGAGCACGCCGACGTCCTCCAGACTGGCGATACCTTTTGGAACGGCGTCTATCCGTTCATCGACTACGTCACCGGCGGCAGCATCGACGGCGCAATCCGCGCGGCTGACGAGAACCTGCGGCTCGCCGGACCGAACACCATCGTCATTCCCGGCCACGGGCCGGTCGGTGACCGCGCTGGCCTGATGGCCTTCCGCAACATGCTCGTCGCGGTTCGTGGGAAGGTAGCGGCGCTGAAGCACGAGGGCAAGTCGCTCGACGCGACCGTCGCTGCCCGCCCGACCGCCGAGTTCGACGCCAAATGGGGCGGGTCGGTCATCGATCCGAACCTGTTCACTGCCCTTGTCTACCGCGGCGTCTGA
- a CDS encoding alpha/beta fold hydrolase has protein sequence MSTITTKDGTSIFYKDWGTGQPIVFHHGWPLSADDWDAQMLFFLGHGYRVIAYDRRGHGRSTQTDRGTDMDTYAADCAALVEHLDLRSAIHVGHSTGGGEVVRYVARHGGSGRVAKAAIISAIPPVMLKSAHNPGGSPIEVFDGYRAAMSNRAQFYRDVPEGPFYGFNRPGAKVFPGVIDNWWRQGMIGGAKAQYDCIAVFSETDFTEDLKTITVPVLVMHSEDDQIVPFSDAGPLSARLLRKATLKVYKDLPHGMPTTHAAIINADLLAFLKG, from the coding sequence ATGAGCACGATCACGACCAAAGACGGCACCTCGATCTTTTACAAGGACTGGGGAACCGGGCAGCCGATCGTGTTCCACCACGGTTGGCCGCTAAGCGCCGACGACTGGGATGCGCAGATGCTGTTCTTCCTCGGCCACGGCTATCGAGTGATTGCTTACGACCGTCGCGGACATGGGCGATCGACCCAGACCGATCGCGGGACCGACATGGATACCTATGCGGCCGACTGCGCCGCCCTCGTCGAACATCTCGACTTGCGCAGCGCGATCCACGTCGGCCATTCGACCGGCGGCGGCGAAGTCGTCCGCTACGTCGCGCGCCATGGCGGCAGCGGACGCGTCGCGAAGGCAGCGATAATCAGCGCCATCCCGCCGGTCATGCTAAAGTCGGCCCATAATCCCGGCGGCAGCCCGATTGAGGTGTTCGACGGCTACCGCGCAGCGATGTCCAACCGCGCCCAATTCTACCGCGACGTGCCCGAGGGTCCGTTCTACGGCTTCAATCGGCCCGGCGCGAAGGTCTTCCCCGGCGTCATCGACAACTGGTGGCGGCAGGGCATGATCGGCGGCGCGAAGGCGCAGTACGACTGCATCGCCGTCTTCTCCGAGACCGATTTCACCGAGGACCTCAAGACGATCACGGTACCCGTGCTGGTCATGCACAGCGAGGACGACCAGATCGTTCCGTTCTCCGACGCCGGTCCGCTGTCGGCCAGGCTGCTCCGGAAGGCGACGCTCAAGGTCTACAAGGATCTGCCCCACGGCATGCCGACGACGCACGCGGCGATCATCAACGCCGACCTGCTGGCGTTCCTGAAGGGCTGA
- a CDS encoding FecR family protein: MISEVLTLAHLQSLGPTGAAALLLVRQDIFDDDGDDMVFTAWIDADPANGEAWARACQLWEQTADAPELQALRDPPAVAAPQPVAPRWSAPRYAIAASIAVALVGGTTLLVRRPTAPAAPQLASAEPSMLLATAHGERRSFTLPDTSSVTLNTDTVMRVAFHPGGERRLELLRGQAIFAVFHDRTRPFVVAVGQQTVTALGTHFEVRAEPNLMRVVLVEGSVAVRAGRADRPPTILRPGEALTARGDAEPVVARADLDAVGDWQRGIVTFHDTPLSSAAAEIDRYTPVQLVIRDPKVAGYRVSGSFHTDDTARFARTVAELYPVRVIAAGSDRLEIVAAPPK, translated from the coding sequence GTGATCAGCGAAGTCCTCACGCTCGCCCACCTCCAGTCGCTCGGCCCTACCGGTGCGGCCGCGCTGCTGCTCGTCCGGCAGGATATATTCGACGACGACGGCGACGACATGGTCTTTACCGCGTGGATCGACGCCGATCCGGCCAATGGCGAAGCGTGGGCTCGCGCCTGCCAGCTGTGGGAGCAGACCGCCGATGCGCCCGAGCTTCAAGCGCTGCGTGACCCGCCCGCCGTGGCCGCACCGCAGCCTGTCGCGCCGCGGTGGAGTGCACCTCGCTATGCCATCGCCGCCTCGATCGCGGTCGCTCTCGTCGGCGGGACGACACTGCTGGTCCGGCGGCCCACCGCCCCAGCTGCACCGCAGCTGGCGAGTGCGGAGCCGTCGATGCTACTTGCCACCGCGCACGGCGAGCGGCGCAGCTTCACGTTGCCCGATACAAGCAGCGTCACCCTGAATACCGACACGGTGATGCGCGTCGCGTTCCATCCCGGCGGTGAGCGGCGGCTCGAACTCCTCCGCGGCCAGGCCATTTTCGCGGTGTTCCACGACCGGACGAGGCCGTTCGTCGTCGCGGTCGGGCAGCAAACGGTAACCGCGCTCGGCACCCATTTCGAGGTTCGCGCCGAACCAAACCTGATGCGCGTCGTGCTCGTTGAGGGCAGCGTGGCGGTGCGAGCGGGGCGCGCCGATCGCCCGCCGACGATTCTCAGGCCTGGCGAGGCGCTGACCGCGCGCGGGGACGCCGAGCCGGTCGTCGCGCGCGCCGATCTTGACGCCGTCGGCGACTGGCAGCGCGGCATCGTCACCTTTCACGACACGCCGCTGTCGAGCGCTGCGGCAGAGATCGACCGCTACACTCCTGTACAACTCGTGATCCGCGATCCTAAGGTCGCGGGTTACCGCGTCAGCGGCAGCTTCCACACCGACGACACGGCACGTTTCGCGCGCACTGTCGCCGAGCTGTACCCGGTGCGGGTCATAGCCGCAGGGTCCGACCGCCTCGAGATCGTTGCCGCTCCCCCGAAATAA
- a CDS encoding RNA polymerase sigma factor, with amino-acid sequence MNPRDAVVYRPALVRFFRRKMRDVNDVEDLVQEVFVRIAARQGGEVDNLGGYVFQTAASVLADRHRRRTVRHADDQVPFDTERHSSSDFDAGRVAESRETLRAVVAALMNLPERTRTIFVLRRLEGQNYKDIAVQFGISVSAVEKQMVRAVNHLLTSPGCTS; translated from the coding sequence ATGAACCCACGGGACGCGGTCGTGTACCGTCCGGCTCTAGTGCGCTTTTTCCGTCGCAAGATGCGCGACGTCAACGACGTCGAAGACCTTGTTCAAGAGGTCTTCGTCCGCATCGCCGCGCGTCAGGGGGGCGAAGTCGACAATTTGGGTGGCTACGTCTTCCAGACCGCCGCCAGCGTCCTCGCCGACCGGCATCGGCGACGGACCGTCCGCCACGCCGACGATCAGGTGCCGTTCGATACCGAACGCCATAGCAGTAGCGATTTCGACGCAGGCCGTGTCGCGGAGAGCCGCGAGACGCTGCGCGCCGTCGTGGCGGCGCTGATGAACCTGCCGGAGCGGACGCGGACAATCTTCGTCCTGCGGCGGCTCGAGGGGCAGAACTACAAGGACATAGCCGTGCAGTTCGGAATTTCAGTCAGCGCTGTCGAAAAGCAGATGGTGCGTGCGGTCAACCACCTGTTGACGTCCCCAGGGTGCACATCGTGA